A window of Bacillus kexueae genomic DNA:
TTCTTCCAAAATACTCTTTGCCTCTTCCGGTCGATTCGCATGAATAACGGTCGCACGTAATGGAGCGCCCGTACTCGCATCTTCATCGAATAGAGAATAAATACGTTTGATAGCCTTTTTCTGCGTACGCACTTTTTCAAACGGCACGATTACTTTGTCTTCGAGATGCAACAACGGCTTAATTTGAAGTAAGCTTCCTACGAGCGCTTGCGCACGATTTAATCGTCCACCACGTTGTAAATGAGATAAATCATCGACCATGAAATAAGCGCGCATTGTTTTCTTCATTTCATCTAAATGCTGGATAATTTCTTCAGGTGTTTTCCCTGCTTGTACTAATTGTGCCGCTTCCATCGCATAGAAGCCTTGTGCCATACAGCTAATTTCAGAATCAAAAGGATACACTTGAATTCCTTCAACCATTTGTCCAGCTGTTACAGCACCATTGTATGTTCCGCTAATACCACTTGAAAGATGAATCGAGATGACTGCATCATATTCTTTTGCTAATTGCTCAAATAACTCAACAAACTCACCGATTGCCGGTTGAGATGTCGTTGGTAACTCTTCTCGAACCTTTAATTCTTCCCAAAACTGCTCGGCAGTGATGTCCAACTCCTCCCGGTACGATTCTTGTCCGAAATTGACACTAAGAGGAATCATATGAATGTTCAATTCCTCACGCACATTTTTTGGGATATACGACGTACTATCCGTTACGATCGCAATTTTCATGTATATACCATCCTTAACCAATAGTTTTTTCACTCTTATTATTTTATCGAAAAAGCCGAAAGATTTCATTAGGTTTCCATAGAGGGGCGAATTTTTCCACTAAAGGAATTGGTTGTAGTCGTTTGTAGCAGGGGTAATCCAATAAATTTGGGCGATGATTTTACATATTTGGGCGGACTTCCTTACCATTTGGGCCGTGCTCTCTCTCACTTGGGCGGATACTCTGCACACTTGGGCCGTACTCTCACTCACTTGGGCGGATACTCCTCACAT
This region includes:
- a CDS encoding DegV family protein encodes the protein MKIAIVTDSTSYIPKNVREELNIHMIPLSVNFGQESYREELDITAEQFWEELKVREELPTTSQPAIGEFVELFEQLAKEYDAVISIHLSSGISGTYNGAVTAGQMVEGIQVYPFDSEISCMAQGFYAMEAAQLVQAGKTPEEIIQHLDEMKKTMRAYFMVDDLSHLQRGGRLNRAQALVGSLLQIKPLLHLEDKVIVPFEKVRTQKKAIKRIYSLFDEDASTGAPLRATVIHANRPEEAKSILEELSAKYPHVEFYESSFSPVIGTHLGEGALAVGWYKLV